One Lusitaniella coriacea LEGE 07157 DNA segment encodes these proteins:
- a CDS encoding FAD-dependent oxidoreductase has translation MPFRTNIQPKPLPKEDWVAWPYIDTLYDYVDFIDNNDPIANLPQHLIGTEVAIVGAGVAGLVAAYELLKIGAKPVVFEATDRIGGRAYSLKFKNSNAIAEMGSMRFPPSGKLLFHYFDLFELEAGGQFPDPGYVPTKLYYENEIIDWPVKKTPQLYPDDPDFKRIGVDWPKFVQTLVQPLYSVWKKEDWEAVQSIWQSYIHKYKDVSFYDGVRQGIPQWSDEDMNKFGALGIGSGGFGPLYQVSFLELLRIIVNMWEDKQKFLPGGISQLTEHFYTRCVIQPDGTQTSLKDIGAIKTNVPVSRIDCSTGEPTLYYRENGQQQSRSFKAVIVATSTRAMEMMGMTLNSPSDSDEQKEIAQSVKVAIRNLHLMDSSKMFVLTPTKFWQNSNIPQNIQTDELPRGVYALDYPDTENGVVLISYTWGDDSSKLLGLQDKMRRFELFKDAIAKISPEFAAGLGNPSEDEILNIDWEAKPYYYGAFKLQYPGQEPNIHAAYYQFLSDPDYGTYLAGDSISWSGGWTEGALQTGINAACAAAKRIGATVRANSPLTQNPDLYNYGDRAYRTVEPVPNLPLSISFDDTEAAKTQGFPITKLIVRAGDIIDCLQAFYHNTALSPHGGAGGQEHTIEIEPGDYLREVSGYYGWWYGRQYILQISFKTRRGKSFGPYGTMDASSEQTPFAFTAGEGEQILAFSGSLVPGLETGNAATVYVNALGVTIQTS, from the coding sequence ATGCCATTTCGGACAAATATTCAACCCAAGCCATTGCCTAAAGAGGATTGGGTTGCATGGCCCTATATTGACACCCTCTACGACTATGTTGATTTTATTGACAATAACGACCCAATTGCTAACCTTCCGCAACACTTGATAGGAACCGAAGTTGCCATCGTTGGAGCAGGAGTGGCGGGATTAGTCGCGGCTTACGAACTGCTGAAAATCGGAGCAAAACCCGTTGTCTTCGAGGCAACTGACAGAATTGGAGGACGCGCCTACTCCCTGAAGTTCAAAAACTCTAACGCCATAGCGGAAATGGGTTCCATGCGCTTTCCACCGTCAGGGAAGCTTCTATTCCACTACTTTGATTTATTCGAGCTGGAAGCGGGCGGTCAGTTTCCCGATCCTGGCTACGTGCCAACTAAGCTCTATTACGAGAACGAAATTATTGATTGGCCTGTAAAAAAAACACCCCAACTCTATCCAGACGATCCAGACTTTAAAAGAATTGGAGTGGATTGGCCGAAATTTGTTCAAACCCTCGTTCAACCCCTATACAGCGTTTGGAAAAAAGAAGATTGGGAGGCAGTCCAAAGCATCTGGCAGAGCTATATCCACAAGTACAAAGATGTTAGCTTTTATGATGGGGTGCGCCAGGGAATTCCCCAATGGAGCGATGAGGATATGAACAAATTTGGTGCTTTGGGGATCGGATCGGGAGGGTTTGGCCCGCTCTATCAGGTCAGTTTCCTGGAATTATTACGAATTATTGTTAATATGTGGGAGGATAAGCAGAAGTTTTTACCGGGTGGCATCAGTCAACTGACAGAACACTTCTACACTCGGTGCGTGATTCAGCCGGATGGCACTCAGACCTCCCTCAAAGATATTGGTGCAATTAAAACGAACGTACCGGTGAGTCGGATTGACTGCTCGACAGGGGAGCCAACCCTTTACTATCGCGAAAACGGTCAACAGCAGTCTCGCTCCTTCAAAGCAGTTATCGTTGCGACTTCGACCCGCGCAATGGAGATGATGGGGATGACGCTAAATTCACCGTCAGACTCAGACGAACAAAAAGAGATCGCGCAGTCGGTCAAAGTGGCAATCCGCAACCTTCACTTGATGGATTCCTCAAAAATGTTTGTCCTGACCCCAACAAAGTTTTGGCAGAATTCCAACATCCCGCAAAATATCCAGACTGATGAATTGCCACGCGGTGTCTATGCTCTCGACTATCCCGATACCGAGAATGGAGTGGTTTTGATTAGCTATACTTGGGGCGATGACTCTAGCAAGCTGTTGGGACTGCAAGACAAGATGCGACGCTTTGAGCTGTTCAAAGACGCGATCGCGAAAATCAGTCCTGAATTTGCAGCAGGTTTGGGGAATCCGAGTGAAGATGAGATATTGAATATCGATTGGGAAGCCAAACCCTACTACTACGGTGCTTTTAAACTTCAATATCCTGGTCAAGAACCCAACATCCACGCAGCCTATTATCAGTTTTTGAGCGATCCCGATTACGGCACGTATCTGGCAGGGGATAGTATTTCCTGGTCTGGCGGCTGGACTGAAGGCGCTTTGCAGACGGGGATTAATGCTGCTTGTGCTGCGGCGAAACGCATCGGTGCCACGGTTCGAGCTAATTCTCCTCTGACCCAAAACCCCGACCTCTATAATTACGGCGATCGCGCATATCGTACTGTTGAACCCGTCCCCAATCTTCCTCTCTCCATATCCTTCGACGACACAGAAGCGGCAAAAACTCAAGGGTTCCCCATTACCAAACTAATCGTTCGTGCTGGAGATATCATCGACTGCCTGCAAGCGTTCTATCATAACACTGCGCTCTCTCCTCATGGTGGAGCGGGGGGACAAGAGCATACAATTGAAATTGAACCTGGGGATTATTTAAGGGAAGTGTCCGGTTACTACGGTTGGTGGTATGGCAGGCAGTATATTTTGCAGATCTCGTTCAAGACGCGCAGGGGAAAGTCTTTTGGGCCCTACGGTACAATGGATGCTTCCTCCGAGCAAACCCCCTTTGCTTTCACTGCGGGAGAAGGCGAACAAATTCTGGCTTTTTCCGGTTCTTTGGTTCCGGGGTTGGAAACGGGTAATGCGGCTACGGTGTACGTTAATGCTCTTGGCGTAACCATCCAAACGTCATAA